Below is a window of Musa acuminata AAA Group cultivar baxijiao chromosome BXJ3-11, Cavendish_Baxijiao_AAA, whole genome shotgun sequence DNA.
TTTGGCTATCACTGATGCAGTAGTAGGGCACAACAGAGTTGAGCAATCTCTTTCATAAAGAAACTTCAAAAGCAAGCTTAGCAGCACAGATTTTCCCATTTTTATGTCATAAGTTCAATTGCGATTATTCATATGAACGTGAAGGGCTTCTCCGCCGATAAGGTAAGCATGACTAAGACATCATGAAGAAAAAGAGCTTCATACCACTTGATGTGATCTCATTATAAGGGACTAGTTTGTCATTTCATAATACCTAATAGCCAGAGTAAGTGCCATCTAACATAGAAATAACACTACACAAGTGCTATAgatttagcataaagttttttgaATAATAATGGAAAGGGAACAATAATCAGTTACAAAGCAACTACACCTAAGTATGCAATCCATTTAAGATCGAATATATGGAAAGTCTGCAATAACTTCAGCAGAATGCTGATAACCCGATGCATGACATGTTGCCATAGATGCATCATTCTTAACTATTTGAAACAAATCAGAGAAAGCATAACACCAGTTAAGAATGATACAAATTGTTTAATTTGTGAATATAAagccaatagaaaattcaaatgcaATGAATGCAAATAAGCAGACCTGCAAACCATTGAACCAGAGATGATACTATCAAACCCTGTGAAACCTAGCGGCATCATGAAAACTACAGGCATCCGTATTAAGAATTTTAAATTTTGTTAATGCTTACAGCAGTTTTTACTAGAGTACGCTCCAATATTTAAATTCATTCTGTAACAAAAGTGTGTAAATAGGTTAGGCAAGGACCACTAAGTTTTTCTGCCCATCGATTTCCTTGTTTGCACATGGATGTGCTTAGGCTTGAAAACAGATTTGAAGTCCAACTACACAATTTTTTTAGAATGTGGACTAGGTTGAGTTCGTAATCACTAAAAGGATATGAAAGTACAGCCTAATGCACGAGACACCACCCAATATGCTCAGAAGAGTAAAAAAAAGAGGTTGTTTCCATGATGCAAACCTTTATCACTTTAGGTCACAGAAAAGCACCCTTACATGGGCACCAAGGCTTATCCACTAATCATTAAAATGAGAGCAAATAAAAAAATGATCTATCATAAGTTTTTTTGATAGGATGACCACTAGATCCAAAAGCTTAAATTGCTAGAAAAAAGCCTAACATAAACTTAAACCCTGAGATCCCCTCTCACATGCAAGTTGGGTTAGGTTTGACGCATTTGGGTGCAAGAAAAAGATGAACAAACATTACACAACTACTCATTTATGCGTGAATCAAACACTAGGTAAAATAAACGGCCTGTTTTAATACCATAAGAAGATATATTGGGTAATTCATGACCCATACAAGTTCTATGTGTTGGACTTGGGCTAGTCCACCTGCACTAAACGTGAGGGAGAGTGTTAAGAATATAaatgaatatatttttatctCATCTAATAGTTTCAGCTTTTAGATTGAATGACAGTAATAAAATAGTTTAACAATTTAATCTTTAGGCCATGTTTCTCTTCTTCCAGCACCAAACAGACGCCGCAATACCTTTCAACCAATGAACCTACTCTATAGAACCCTAAAGCAACATACCAGAGCATCATTTTGCCTAAGCAAGATGTAGCACTTCCAACGCTAAAAGCTAATATAGAAAAAAGGCCCAGAAATCTGAATCAGTAAGCTGGCCAGAAACAACTCCCAAACAGAAATCAAAATCCCCAATCACTCATCCCTTTTGATTCCTCATCAACCAAATTAGCTTTTCAGCTGTTCGATCTTAATCACAGCTCATAGCAAGATCAAGACGGCCCAATTCGAGGAGCCTCTGTGCCGGCCATCAAATCGCTGGACCAAATCAAATCGAAGAAATCAAACGGACGCACAGGCTTCCAGCGACCAAACAAGCGAGAAAGAGGGCAAAGGTGAAGGGCGGAAAAGACAACCTTGCTGAGGGCGCAGTGGAAGACAAGGGTGTCCTTGCCCTTGACAGCCTGCAGCAGGTCAGGCATTCGCTCCCCGAAGGTGTCGCTGGCGTAGTGAAGCGACCCCGCGATGTGGGCGTCGTAGCTCCTCTCCTCGTCCCTGCGCCGACACCCATGGAGGAGTCAACCATTCCACGATCCGCCAAGACGGATCACGTTATCATCCACCGTGTTTGTTTAACGCCACCTACCTGACGTCGACGATGGCCACGCGGGGATTGCGAGCGATGGCGATGAGCTGAGAGGCCGTGATGTATGTGAGGCTCCTCGCCATCCTCTCtccctcgctcgctctctctctctctctctctctctcttgctgggGGCTTTCTTGGGTGGCTCGGGATTCATCAAGAACTGGAGGTCCGTCACGCTTTGAGATTCGTGCAGATTGGAAATACCCCTTGAAAAAAGAACAGCTTAAAGTGttcttattttttgtttcatagaATATCTTcgtccaatataataaactttggTTTTGTAAATAAAGAATTCCTTCACATAATGTTGTGGTCACAAAAAATTGGAGGGTCGTGGTGAATAATTTCTAAATAATgattgggatttttttttttgttgatacttcttaaaaatatgaaatagaaaagaATGATGCAGGATGGAACAAAAATtagaaaattaattaaataaatttattttagaaaTAATTATCATATCATACTAAAAAtggtttcttatttttattttaaatattatatatatatatatatatatatattaaattttgatgGAGGGTGACTTGGAGCTCTTTCTTTCACAATAATGATTATATATCGGATGATGATCGATTGTTAATGTATTTTCTATCATTTGTCTCCCCCAATATATATTTCGGGATTCTTATTAGAGGGGTGTGATGTTTAATTTATCCGACAAACCTATTGTCAACCTGCCCCTTTGTAACATTAAAAAGACATGTTAGCACGGGTCAAGTTTTCTCAATCCACATGCCTCATGCATACTTTGCCTTTTACCTCAATCGTAATGGATTCATTTTGGCGAGGGTCAAAATTTTCTAATTCATATGTCTCGGGTACATTTCATCATGTGTCTCCACCGTCTCCACCGTAGCATATTCATCTTGGTGTGGGTCGAGTTTTCCCGACTCACACACCTTATGTGCATTTCGTCTTACGTCTTTATCATAACAGATTCATCTTGGCGAGGGTCGGGTTTTCCCAACTAACATGCTTCAAGCACATTTCCCCTATGCCTACACTCTAGGGAGTTCATCTTGGCACAGGTTGGGTTTTCTCGATTCATATGCCTTTGGCACATTTTGTCTTGACTCACATGCCTCAACTCACATGACTCAAAGTTCCTCTTCATAGGTTTTGTGCGACGATTAGTGCATGAGAAAACCACAAAACTGAAAACCACATATTAATTTTCAGGTCCAATAGAGAGAATGAAGGAGAACTTACGTACTCCattctagtagtgatccatatgGTAGACGCAGTAACGATGCTCCTCATATCATTATAGGATCACCCTCTCCACTTCCGAATCCAAGGAAAAGGAGAGGAGGCTGAGGAGAATAAGAGGCGCGACCACCAGAAGTTCTAGCCGtgaggttcctcctatttatagaggtgtaAGCAACCCTTAATGGATCTTATCCATATTAGATCTTGGATATCTATCCAGTTATCCAAtttgatcttatccataggatccaaaatgctcggatatctcatattcgcacCTCTATTCGTTACAACATCCATCATATGTGTGACTCTCCATGAGTCGATCAtgttagaacttcttctgactCAAAACTCCCTTtaatatagtgaattattatctccataataattcacttgactcattaactatggatgtactaggccactatgtcatagtcctcAAATGGTATAAGGGATCTAATCCATCGgaactgtctatcctcagttaccatgtatctatagttcctcatAAATCTAAAATCTCAGATACTGCATATCAAGCATGGTAATATCATACCCATACAGAACCTTgtccgagtctcactctaatcggattcttccgaagaacttcttctatcttaatctgaACGACCCTCGCTAGAAATTTTGTTTAAGTACACACAAGATATTTCTCTtgtgatatcgagagtggatgatcctttgttgACACTCAATTACCTTTATAAGGTTGGCTATCATTATTGAGAACTGGCTATaccagatttgaaactttcaaacttGTAAAATCCGACgttaaagaatgaagtactcatataaaacatctttggtatctcaagtctaacgaTCAGACACataactaggactatggaatcactgtctgacgtcGGATATCaataaccatccagtattccataaacggatcaattagtgaactcattctccaatgagcacctgtattgtacctctagtgtccccacacgagcaactgtgAGATcggtcacctccatcatatggataaagATACAGTGCAccggtctatctggttatctcgatattcttttcaagtaacctataaccaggatgatttagagtttatgtttaaaagtgaattggtctcgttatcatgatctcatcacgatctgattcttattgtacaaatccaagacatcacaatatacataCAATTAATATATGGTaaaataccaataataataaacaaagagaTTATCACAGTgtgtcatatgtgtcatcactcatataattagcttgttgggcacctataactaatagAGAAGACTATCTCGAGTGGTAGGACAGCTTCAGTGCTGAATACTAAGCTGAATGGTTATTCTTCCGAGCCGATCTTGAGTATCATTTGGGAGGCCAACAAAATGCTTGGCAGCTCGTCCACCTATATATCCTTTACTCTAATGATCCCCTTCTTTAATCATTTGAGAATATTTTGGTTGGTGACTTTAGCGAGACTATTGGTTTAAGGATAAGTCATTGAGTTAAACCTTAGTTAAATCCCATAGTATTGGTAAAACTCCTTGAACTTTACATTATTGAATCGAGTCTCATTGTCGACGATGAGGGCCCTTGGGATTCCAAAGCAGATGATGATATTCTTCCACATGAATCCCTCAACTTGCTTTTCTGTGGTCGACGATAATGACTTAGTCATTTGCACGTCTCCTCATGCTTACTCGAGACCATTGCCTCAATGGCAATGTATTGGTTAGCCCTCTAAAACACCTCAGGCAGTATTGCTAGTGTTAGGAAACCTAGGAGAgcattatataattataataaccAAAGAGACTATACAGcatgtcatatgtgtcatcactcacg
It encodes the following:
- the LOC135652680 gene encoding arsenate reductase 2.2-like encodes the protein MARSLTYITASQLIAIARNPRVAIVDVRDEERSYDAHIAGSLHYASDTFGERMPDLLQAVKGKDTLVFHCALSKVRGPSCAHMFLDYLTEVKEDAGINKVMVLERGFNGWHASGRPVCRCTNAPCTSDST